A stretch of Carnobacterium iners DNA encodes these proteins:
- a CDS encoding dihydroorotate dehydrogenase, with amino-acid sequence MNQLSVNLPGLHLKNPIMPSSGTFGFGERHMGKFDYNILGAIIIKSTTSQARTGNPEPTYHQLDTGILNAIGLKNPGVDVIVNEKLPALKDFDTPVIASVAGNTTAEFVEVTKKLCQSPYVKALELNVSCPNVAEGGLTFGSNPESVRSMTEAVKKVATVPVYVKLTPNVTDIVAIAQAAEQGGADGISMINTFSSMAIDLETRKPILSNKTGGLSGPGIKPIAIRMIYQVSRAVSIPIIGMGGVSTVDDVLEMIIAGASAVAIGTAQYNNPLVCKELIEGLPIRMKELGIESIEGLIKEVKEGRLNEN; translated from the coding sequence ATGAATCAGTTAAGTGTTAATTTACCGGGACTTCATCTTAAAAATCCAATCATGCCTTCTAGTGGAACATTTGGCTTTGGTGAAAGGCACATGGGTAAGTTTGACTACAATATTCTAGGAGCTATTATCATTAAATCAACCACAAGTCAGGCTCGAACGGGCAATCCAGAGCCTACTTACCATCAGTTAGACACAGGTATTTTAAATGCAATAGGTTTAAAAAATCCAGGTGTTGATGTGATTGTGAATGAAAAATTACCTGCTTTGAAAGATTTTGATACGCCCGTTATTGCTAGTGTAGCAGGAAATACAACGGCTGAATTTGTTGAGGTAACAAAAAAATTATGTCAGTCCCCTTATGTAAAAGCTCTTGAATTGAATGTCTCTTGCCCGAACGTTGCAGAAGGTGGGTTAACGTTTGGTTCAAATCCTGAATCTGTCCGTTCAATGACTGAAGCTGTTAAAAAAGTAGCTACTGTGCCAGTTTATGTAAAATTGACACCCAACGTGACAGACATTGTTGCTATTGCTCAAGCAGCTGAACAAGGTGGTGCAGATGGCATTAGTATGATCAATACGTTTTCTAGCATGGCCATTGATTTAGAGACACGAAAACCAATTCTTTCAAATAAAACTGGTGGACTATCCGGACCAGGCATTAAACCGATAGCAATAAGAATGATTTATCAGGTTTCTAGAGCTGTTTCGATACCGATAATCGGAATGGGAGGTGTTTCGACTGTTGATGATGTGTTAGAAATGATTATAGCAGGAGCTAGTGCCGTTGCTATTGGGACAGCTCAATACAATAATCCTTTAGTATGTAAAGAACTAATTGAAGGATTGCCTATCAGAATGAAAGAATTAGGAATAGAAAGTATTGAAGGATTAATAAAAGAAGTGAAAGAAGGCAGATTAAATGAAAACTAA
- a CDS encoding carbamoyl phosphate synthase large subunit yields the protein MTKRADLKKIVIIGSGPTIIGQSSEFDYAGTQACLSLKEEGYEVILINSNPASIMTDKGMADRVYIEPLTVEFISKILRKERPDALIPTLGGRTSLNATMELADSGLLNELGIELLGATLEAIKTTEYPDLFKELMNKLKEPTLESRVVQTIKEAVLFSEQVPFPLIVMSMSNKVGSVKVNCTNLEELESALIKSLVRSPINKCLVERQVSGYKEIEYEVIRDQKNQAMVSCQLEHFDPVGIHTGDSIVFVPSQTLTDKQHQMLRDASLNIIRALDIKGSCTIRFALEPFSSNYFILGVNLCVNRSTALASKATGYPIARTAAKLAVGFIIDEIKNPETDEFIFEFEPVMGYIVSKIPRWPFDTFEKGDRKLGLQMKSTGETMAFGRTVEESLLKAVRSLEIGASHIFLAELASASDGEVLQKVIHAQDNRLFYLAEIIRREYPIVTLAEKTAIDLFFLDKLAHIIEIEKELSSHLFDQETLLYAKSFGFSDDFIALLWQTTESIVRDFRYDHTIIPVYKQLGPYSLECKTKAAGFYSTYEEENESMPTAKKSILVLGSGPARIGQGMEFDHAIFHAIKAIQKAGYEAIILNNNPETVSTDFLISDKLYFEPLTLEDIMHVIRLEKPIGVIFQFGGRTAANLAKSLQQLGVSILGNVVLDSLNSQNPIAFEEALTHSGIPIAISASVTNKKEALFSAKQIGYPILIQSVARFNEKKVEIIDNQLELEKFMNRSLNHSAFFITQYLNGIEVEVSAVSDGGAILIPGIVEYIERSRIHSGDSMAVYPPQSLKLEIKQLIIQYTKQLAKHLGCIGLMTSQFVVFENQVYLSRVHFHASRTAPFLSKVTGIPIAELATNAILGQSLKSQGYQEGLATESSDVHVKTPVFSFAQLQKVDALLGPIMKSTGEVMGSDRTLEKALYKAFEASSLHLADYGTVLLTLTDKDKEESYAIAERFHQIGYQIIATSGTEKFLKNKNILVQSIAKLDEMKEENILDVIARGKVQLVINTIGRTKKDVKDGELIRKSTIEYGIPLLTSLDTAAAILSVLEARTFTTQPL from the coding sequence ATGACAAAACGAGCAGACTTAAAAAAAATAGTCATTATAGGCTCTGGTCCAACGATTATTGGGCAATCTTCAGAGTTTGATTACGCAGGGACCCAAGCTTGTTTATCGCTTAAAGAAGAAGGATATGAAGTGATTTTAATTAATTCAAATCCTGCTTCCATTATGACTGATAAAGGAATGGCTGATCGCGTTTATATCGAACCTCTGACAGTAGAGTTTATTTCTAAAATACTGCGAAAAGAGCGTCCAGATGCGTTGATTCCAACTCTAGGTGGTCGGACATCTTTAAATGCAACAATGGAATTAGCAGATTCTGGGCTATTAAATGAGCTAGGTATTGAATTGTTAGGAGCAACCCTTGAAGCAATAAAAACGACAGAATACCCAGATTTATTCAAAGAATTAATGAACAAATTAAAGGAGCCAACATTAGAAAGCAGAGTGGTTCAGACGATTAAAGAAGCTGTACTTTTCTCTGAACAGGTGCCTTTTCCGCTAATTGTGATGTCTATGAGCAACAAGGTAGGATCCGTTAAAGTAAATTGCACTAATTTAGAAGAATTAGAGAGCGCATTAATTAAAAGCTTGGTACGTTCTCCTATTAATAAATGTCTGGTTGAAAGACAAGTATCTGGCTATAAAGAAATAGAATACGAAGTCATTCGTGATCAAAAAAATCAAGCAATGGTTAGTTGCCAATTAGAACATTTTGATCCTGTTGGCATACATACAGGAGACTCCATCGTATTTGTTCCAAGTCAAACGTTAACGGATAAACAACATCAAATGCTTCGTGATGCTTCTTTAAATATTATCCGTGCTTTAGACATTAAAGGAAGCTGTACCATTCGTTTCGCTCTTGAACCATTCTCTTCAAATTACTTTATTCTAGGAGTAAATCTGTGCGTTAATCGTTCGACTGCATTAGCTAGTAAAGCGACCGGCTATCCGATCGCAAGAACGGCAGCAAAGTTAGCTGTTGGATTCATAATAGATGAAATAAAAAATCCGGAAACAGACGAGTTTATTTTTGAATTTGAACCAGTAATGGGTTATATTGTTTCAAAAATTCCACGTTGGCCATTTGATACATTTGAAAAAGGCGACCGGAAACTTGGACTACAAATGAAATCAACTGGAGAGACAATGGCATTTGGACGAACGGTAGAAGAATCCTTATTGAAAGCTGTTCGTTCTTTAGAGATAGGGGCTTCTCATATATTTTTAGCAGAATTAGCTTCTGCTTCAGATGGAGAAGTACTTCAAAAAGTCATTCATGCGCAAGACAATCGGCTGTTTTATTTAGCTGAAATTATCCGTAGAGAGTACCCAATTGTAACATTGGCTGAAAAAACAGCGATTGATTTGTTTTTCTTAGATAAATTAGCTCATATTATCGAAATTGAAAAAGAGCTGAGTAGTCATTTATTTGATCAAGAGACCTTACTCTATGCTAAATCTTTTGGGTTCTCAGATGATTTTATTGCGTTACTTTGGCAAACAACTGAATCAATAGTCAGAGACTTTCGCTATGATCATACGATTATACCTGTTTATAAGCAATTAGGTCCATACTCTTTAGAGTGTAAAACAAAGGCTGCTGGTTTTTATAGTACGTACGAAGAAGAAAATGAAAGCATGCCAACTGCTAAGAAATCTATTTTAGTTTTAGGTTCTGGACCGGCACGGATTGGCCAAGGGATGGAATTTGATCATGCGATTTTTCATGCGATTAAAGCGATTCAAAAAGCGGGTTATGAGGCGATTATTTTAAATAATAATCCTGAAACGGTTTCAACTGACTTTTTAATATCAGATAAATTGTATTTTGAACCCTTAACACTAGAAGATATCATGCACGTGATCCGTTTGGAAAAACCTATTGGTGTGATTTTTCAGTTTGGTGGACGAACAGCTGCTAATTTGGCGAAATCATTGCAGCAATTAGGTGTTTCAATACTAGGTAATGTTGTTTTAGATAGTCTCAATAGTCAAAATCCGATAGCTTTTGAAGAAGCACTCACTCATTCAGGAATTCCGATAGCAATAAGCGCTAGTGTAACAAATAAAAAAGAGGCTCTTTTTAGTGCGAAACAAATTGGTTACCCGATACTGATTCAATCAGTCGCAAGGTTCAACGAAAAAAAGGTAGAAATTATCGATAATCAACTAGAATTAGAAAAATTTATGAATAGGTCGCTTAATCATTCGGCTTTCTTTATTACCCAATATCTAAATGGAATAGAAGTAGAAGTAAGTGCAGTAAGCGATGGCGGGGCTATTTTAATTCCAGGTATTGTCGAATACATTGAGCGGTCTCGTATCCATTCAGGGGATTCAATGGCTGTCTATCCTCCTCAATCGTTAAAGCTAGAAATAAAACAACTGATTATTCAATATACAAAACAATTAGCTAAACATTTAGGGTGTATTGGGTTAATGACGAGCCAATTTGTTGTCTTTGAAAATCAAGTCTATCTTAGCAGAGTTCATTTTCATGCTAGTCGAACGGCGCCTTTTCTAAGCAAAGTAACCGGCATACCGATAGCAGAACTAGCCACTAATGCTATTTTAGGTCAGTCATTAAAAAGCCAAGGTTATCAAGAAGGACTAGCAACAGAGTCTAGTGATGTTCATGTGAAAACACCTGTCTTTTCTTTTGCTCAGTTACAAAAGGTGGATGCTCTATTGGGTCCGATAATGAAATCAACCGGTGAAGTGATGGGAAGTGATCGGACACTCGAAAAAGCTCTTTATAAAGCTTTTGAAGCGAGCTCATTACATTTAGCCGATTATGGAACAGTTTTATTAACGCTCACAGATAAAGATAAAGAAGAATCTTACGCTATTGCAGAGCGATTTCATCAAATAGGCTATCAAATTATTGCAACAAGCGGAACAGAGAAGTTTTTAAAAAATAAAAATATACTTGTCCAATCGATAGCAAAGTTGGATGAAATGAAAGAAGAAAATATTTTGGATGTCATTGCTAGAGGAAAAGTTCAACTCGTTATTAATACAATCGGTCGGACTAAAAAAGATGTAAAAGATGGCGAATTGATTCGAAAAAGTACTATCGAATACGGAATTCCCTTATTAACCTCATTAGATACAGCCGCAGCCATCTTAAGTGTACTAGAGGCTAGAACTTTTACAACCCAACCCTTATAG
- a CDS encoding carbamoyl phosphate synthase small subunit, translating to MDRILLLEDGSMFKGKGFGSLIDTIGEVVFTTGVTGYQEIITDQSYNGQMIVFNYPSIGNTGINRNDYESIEPTCKAVIVKEFARVPSNWHSQMNLDEFLKNKKIPGITGVDTRKLMHLLQKKGVMRGTIVDAQDDFKHAFDQLKATVLPIQQVEQVSTSRAYVSPGNGRNISVIDFGLKHSLLKELNKRNCQVTVLPYDTSAESILNLEPDGVLLTNGPGNPNDLPAVLTMIQTIQSKVPLFATGLGHQLLALANGCTVVKMKVGHRGLNHPVKDLASGDFYLTAQNHGFLVDYDSIDQTVLAVSHIELNDGSIEGIKHRHLPSFSVQFNPDAGPGPHDATHVFDQFMVVVDDWKEKKGV from the coding sequence ATGGATCGAATACTATTGTTAGAAGATGGGTCAATGTTTAAAGGAAAAGGATTCGGTTCTTTAATTGATACTATTGGAGAGGTGGTGTTTACAACAGGGGTAACAGGATACCAAGAAATTATTACAGATCAATCTTATAACGGGCAAATGATTGTTTTCAATTATCCTTCTATTGGAAATACAGGAATCAATCGAAACGACTATGAATCGATTGAACCAACATGTAAAGCTGTTATTGTTAAGGAATTTGCGCGTGTTCCTTCTAACTGGCATAGTCAGATGAATTTAGATGAGTTTTTAAAAAATAAAAAGATTCCAGGAATTACAGGGGTAGATACTCGCAAATTGATGCATCTTCTTCAAAAAAAAGGTGTTATGCGTGGTACCATCGTTGATGCGCAAGATGATTTTAAGCATGCTTTTGATCAATTAAAAGCAACAGTTTTACCGATTCAACAGGTCGAACAAGTATCGACTTCAAGAGCATACGTTAGCCCAGGAAATGGGCGCAATATAAGTGTGATTGATTTTGGCTTAAAACACAGTTTATTGAAGGAATTAAATAAAAGAAATTGCCAAGTCACCGTCTTACCGTATGATACATCGGCTGAGTCTATTTTAAACTTAGAACCTGATGGGGTTTTATTAACAAATGGACCTGGCAATCCTAATGATTTACCAGCGGTTTTAACGATGATTCAAACGATTCAAAGTAAGGTACCGTTATTTGCAACAGGGTTAGGACACCAGTTGTTGGCTTTAGCTAATGGGTGTACGGTTGTAAAAATGAAAGTAGGGCATAGAGGTCTAAACCATCCAGTAAAAGATTTAGCTTCAGGAGATTTTTACCTTACAGCACAAAACCATGGTTTCTTAGTTGATTATGATTCTATTGACCAAACAGTATTAGCGGTTAGTCATATTGAATTAAACGATGGATCAATTGAAGGGATAAAACACCGCCATTTGCCCTCGTTTAGTGTTCAATTTAATCCAGACGCTGGACCTGGACCACATGATGCCACGCATGTATTTGATCAATTTATGGTAGTAGTCGATGATTGGAAGGAGAAAAAGGGCGTATGA
- a CDS encoding dihydroorotase: MAIWIKNAVTLSQKGQFVPTQMILDKGVIQSIAFGQALFASEEETSVDTIDAKGALMTPGLIDVHVHLREPGYTDKETIKTGTMAAARGGFTTICAMPNVNPEPDTVEKMKAIQEKIRTDAQINVLQYAPITTGLKSDDLTDQQSLLDAGAFAFTNDGVGVQTAGTMYKAMLEAARNKTTIVAHTEDDSLLLGGVMHEGTRNKELGLPGILSITEASQIARDVLISEATGAHYHVCHVSTKESVRVIRDAKRAQIKVTAEVTPHHLLLSEEDIPSDTSIYKMNPPLRSKKDQEALILGLLDGTIDLIATDHAPHTKEEKKGGMKNSPFGITGSETAFSLLYTYLVEPGIVTLAQLVDWLTIKPATVFGLNTGVLEAGYPADITLFDLKTENSLLAKDFLSKATNTPFIGWKVKGTTVMTIVGGKVVYKRES, translated from the coding sequence ATGGCAATCTGGATAAAAAACGCTGTTACATTAAGTCAAAAAGGACAATTTGTACCAACCCAAATGATACTAGATAAAGGTGTTATTCAATCTATTGCATTTGGGCAAGCGTTATTTGCAAGCGAAGAAGAGACTTCTGTTGATACAATCGATGCAAAAGGCGCTTTAATGACTCCTGGATTAATTGATGTTCACGTTCATTTAAGAGAACCTGGGTACACAGATAAAGAAACGATTAAAACAGGTACGATGGCTGCAGCAAGAGGAGGGTTCACGACGATTTGTGCAATGCCTAATGTGAATCCGGAACCGGATACAGTCGAAAAAATGAAGGCAATTCAAGAAAAGATTAGAACAGATGCACAAATCAACGTATTACAATATGCCCCGATAACGACAGGACTAAAAAGTGATGATCTAACCGACCAACAATCTTTACTAGATGCGGGAGCATTTGCTTTCACAAATGATGGGGTAGGAGTACAAACGGCTGGAACAATGTATAAAGCAATGCTAGAAGCTGCAAGAAATAAAACAACCATTGTTGCTCATACAGAAGATGACTCGTTGTTACTTGGCGGAGTGATGCATGAAGGAACTCGTAATAAAGAATTAGGCTTACCTGGCATCTTAAGCATTACAGAAGCTAGCCAAATCGCCAGAGATGTCTTAATTAGTGAAGCGACGGGTGCCCATTACCACGTTTGCCACGTTTCAACAAAAGAAAGTGTGCGAGTCATAAGAGATGCCAAGCGCGCTCAAATAAAGGTAACGGCTGAAGTTACACCACATCATTTGTTGCTGTCGGAAGAAGACATTCCCTCAGATACAAGTATCTATAAGATGAATCCACCTTTGAGAAGTAAAAAAGATCAAGAAGCTCTGATTTTAGGTTTATTAGATGGTACAATTGACTTAATAGCGACTGACCATGCTCCACATACAAAGGAAGAAAAAAAAGGCGGAATGAAAAACTCTCCGTTTGGTATCACAGGAAGTGAAACAGCTTTTTCTTTGCTTTATACTTATTTAGTAGAGCCAGGTATAGTCACATTAGCACAATTAGTCGACTGGTTAACGATTAAACCGGCAACAGTTTTTGGATTAAATACTGGCGTTCTTGAAGCCGGCTATCCAGCAGATATTACTTTATTTGATTTAAAAACAGAAAACAGTCTTTTAGCAAAAGATTTTCTATCCAAAGCTACCAACACGCCATTTATCGGATGGAAAGTGAAAGGCACAACAGTGATGACCATTGTTGGTGGAAAAGTTGTTTATAAAAGGGAGAGCTAA
- the pyrR gene encoding bifunctional pyr operon transcriptional regulator/uracil phosphoribosyltransferase PyrR, translating into MSIKSEVEVVDAAAMKRALTRITYEIIEQNKGLEDLVLVGIKTRGIYLAQRIANRMKELEGVSIPVGELDISLYRDDVHTSTDSEPEMKGSSIPVSIEGKQVILIDDVLFTGRTIRAALDALMDIGRPIKISLAVLVDRGHRELPIRADFVGKNIPTSIEEQIKVAVQEIDGEDHVLIQKLNK; encoded by the coding sequence ATGTCAATTAAATCTGAAGTAGAAGTAGTCGACGCGGCAGCGATGAAACGTGCACTAACACGTATCACATATGAAATTATTGAACAAAATAAAGGATTAGAAGACTTAGTCCTTGTTGGGATAAAGACAAGAGGAATTTACCTTGCACAGCGCATTGCTAATCGAATGAAAGAACTTGAAGGAGTATCCATCCCAGTAGGAGAATTGGATATCTCTTTATACCGTGACGATGTCCATACGAGTACTGATTCAGAGCCTGAAATGAAAGGGTCGAGTATTCCTGTTAGCATTGAAGGCAAACAAGTCATTTTAATTGATGACGTCTTGTTTACCGGGCGGACGATTCGTGCAGCACTAGATGCTTTAATGGATATTGGAAGACCCATAAAAATCTCTCTAGCTGTTTTAGTAGATAGAGGCCACAGAGAATTGCCGATTCGTGCCGATTTTGTTGGGAAAAACATTCCCACTTCAATAGAAGAGCAAATAAAAGTTGCTGTTCAAGAAATTGACGGAGAAGATCATGTTTTAATTCAAAAATTAAATAAATAA
- a CDS encoding RluA family pseudouridine synthase, translating to MSQTYQFKIENESGRLDKVVVELLPTFTRSHVQQWIKEGDVTVNNNSAKSNYKVQTGDIIDITEPELIPLDVEAEDIPIAIVFEDEDMLVINKPQGMVVHPSAGHPSGTLVNALMFHVKDLSGINGTIRPGIVHRIDKDTSGLLMVAKNDLAHENLAAQLKDHSSLREYYALVHGVIPHDKGTIDAPVGRSKNDRKKQDIIDDGRAAITHFQVLERFKDFTLVSLKLETGRTHQIRVHMKYIGYPLAGDPIYGPRKTLPGKGQYLHARVLGFNHPKTNEFLTFEAPLPKLFEDTLTELRETR from the coding sequence ATGTCTCAAACTTATCAATTTAAAATAGAAAACGAAAGCGGCCGCTTAGATAAAGTGGTTGTTGAATTGCTTCCTACGTTTACTCGCTCTCATGTTCAACAATGGATTAAAGAAGGCGATGTGACCGTTAATAACAATAGCGCAAAGTCTAATTATAAAGTTCAAACAGGTGATATTATTGATATTACTGAGCCAGAATTAATTCCTCTTGATGTTGAAGCTGAGGATATTCCCATTGCAATCGTCTTTGAAGATGAAGATATGCTGGTTATCAATAAACCACAAGGAATGGTTGTTCACCCTTCAGCAGGACACCCATCAGGAACCTTGGTGAATGCGTTAATGTTTCATGTAAAAGACTTATCAGGAATAAATGGAACCATTCGACCTGGTATTGTACACCGTATTGATAAAGACACGAGTGGCTTGTTGATGGTAGCTAAAAATGACTTAGCACATGAAAATCTTGCCGCACAGTTAAAAGATCATTCTTCTTTAAGAGAATACTACGCATTGGTTCACGGCGTTATTCCTCACGATAAAGGAACGATTGACGCACCCGTTGGACGCTCTAAGAATGATCGTAAAAAACAAGATATCATTGATGATGGTCGTGCTGCGATTACACACTTCCAAGTTCTAGAACGATTTAAAGACTTCACCTTAGTTTCTCTTAAATTAGAAACAGGCAGAACACATCAAATTAGAGTTCATATGAAATATATTGGCTATCCTTTAGCTGGCGACCCTATCTATGGGCCAAGAAAAACATTGCCTGGTAAAGGACAGTATCTTCACGCACGTGTTTTAGGATTCAATCATCCCAAAACAAACGAATTCTTAACTTTTGAAGCGCCACTGCCTAAATTGTTTGAAGATACTCTTACTGAATTAAGAGAAACACGTTGA
- the lspA gene encoding signal peptidase II, producing MFLYYILALLIIGIDQFTKYLTVANIDLYEVVEVFPSLLSWMYIQNTGAAWSILEGQMWFFYIVTAIVVVIVVYYLQKYGRQSRLLSLALSLVLAGAIGNVIDRIRLGYVVDMIRLEFIDFPIFNVADMALSVGVGLMILYVFLDEQDKKRQAN from the coding sequence ATGTTTTTATATTATATTTTGGCTCTTTTGATTATTGGAATTGATCAATTTACTAAGTACTTGACCGTTGCAAACATAGATTTATACGAAGTGGTAGAAGTTTTTCCATCTCTTTTGTCATGGATGTATATACAAAATACTGGTGCAGCATGGAGTATCTTAGAAGGACAAATGTGGTTTTTTTATATTGTTACAGCCATCGTGGTGGTTATTGTGGTTTATTATTTACAGAAATATGGCCGCCAAAGCCGTCTCTTATCACTAGCTTTATCTCTCGTTTTAGCAGGTGCGATAGGAAACGTCATCGATCGCATTCGACTAGGTTATGTAGTAGATATGATTCGTTTGGAATTTATCGATTTCCCCATATTCAACGTTGCTGACATGGCTTTATCTGTTGGAGTTGGATTAATGATTTTGTACGTATTTTTAGATGAACAAGATAAAAAAAGACAAGCAAATTAG
- a CDS encoding YkyA family protein — protein MKKRTTAAYAMIAAFFLSGCTTDGIADATRSTKEIEPIEQALITELNTVTKQEKGLQETVEFALSKNKEEKPFTDKNSTLFKNIDERKNSLKAIKVSVNELDLKQKSLVENDGTKLPEKEIDSLTTSMKEISTSLDDYTKNYEQNLAEEEKYFQSLGTKEATYQTLIDGIAAINEQDSTNKEQLKKLNEQFNQLRTHRKEAQEQLSSLSESTK, from the coding sequence ATGAAGAAACGTACTACAGCAGCTTATGCTATGATTGCCGCTTTCTTTTTATCCGGCTGCACAACTGACGGGATTGCAGATGCTACAAGGAGTACCAAAGAAATTGAGCCCATTGAACAAGCACTTATAACGGAACTAAACACGGTTACTAAACAAGAAAAAGGGTTGCAAGAAACCGTTGAATTCGCTTTGTCTAAGAATAAAGAAGAAAAACCCTTTACTGATAAAAATTCGACTCTTTTCAAAAATATTGATGAGCGCAAAAATTCACTCAAAGCTATTAAAGTATCTGTTAATGAACTAGATTTAAAACAAAAAAGTTTAGTTGAAAATGATGGAACAAAATTACCTGAAAAAGAAATAGATTCCTTAACAACTAGTATGAAAGAAATAAGCACCTCTCTTGATGACTATACTAAAAATTACGAACAAAACTTGGCAGAAGAAGAAAAATACTTTCAATCCCTCGGAACTAAAGAAGCAACTTATCAAACATTAATAGATGGAATAGCCGCTATTAATGAGCAAGATTCTACAAATAAAGAACAGTTAAAAAAATTAAACGAACAATTCAACCAGTTAAGAACCCACCGTAAAGAGGCACAAGAACAATTGAGTTCGTTATCAGAGTCAACAAAATAA
- a CDS encoding polysaccharide deacetylase family protein — protein sequence MKHALSFCGVTLISALLLSACQTNNPTASKTNSITSSLTQSDSSATKASSDSALAESEKIIEEKKLKPVEYTYSVNPAIFTIEPLKKEGNTKVALLTFDDAPDKYAVEIAKKLKSVDAPAVFFVNGMYAESDEGKQKLKEIHDMGFEIGNHSQTHANLSEITPEEQRQEIVKTNELVYEITGVKPRFFRAPYGVNTDVSAQIIEEEKMVFMNWTYGYDWEADYQNPEALTDIMLNTDYLSDGANLLMHDRSWTSEAAIAIAEGLKEKGYTLIDPALIASPEREESTQ from the coding sequence ATGAAACATGCATTATCGTTTTGTGGAGTAACTTTAATCAGCGCCTTGCTACTAAGTGCTTGCCAAACAAATAATCCAACGGCTTCTAAAACAAATTCAATAACTTCTTCCCTTACTCAAAGCGATTCGAGTGCAACAAAAGCATCAAGTGATAGTGCTCTTGCTGAATCTGAAAAGATAATTGAAGAGAAAAAACTAAAACCAGTAGAGTATACATACAGCGTTAACCCAGCTATCTTCACTATTGAACCCTTGAAAAAAGAAGGCAATACAAAAGTGGCTTTATTAACTTTTGATGATGCTCCCGATAAATATGCTGTTGAGATTGCTAAAAAACTAAAATCTGTTGATGCGCCTGCGGTATTCTTCGTTAATGGCATGTATGCTGAATCGGATGAAGGCAAGCAAAAGCTAAAAGAAATCCATGATATGGGCTTTGAGATTGGTAATCACTCACAAACACATGCTAACTTAAGTGAAATTACACCAGAAGAACAACGCCAAGAAATCGTCAAAACAAATGAACTAGTTTATGAAATAACAGGAGTAAAACCTCGTTTCTTTAGAGCTCCATACGGTGTGAATACAGATGTATCTGCTCAAATTATCGAAGAAGAAAAAATGGTGTTTATGAACTGGACATACGGATACGATTGGGAAGCAGATTATCAAAACCCTGAAGCTTTGACGGATATCATGCTAAACACCGATTATTTGAGTGATGGTGCAAACTTATTGATGCACGATCGCTCCTGGACAAGCGAAGCTGCTATTGCTATTGCAGAAGGTTTGAAAGAAAAAGGCTACACATTGATAGATCCAGCATTAATCGCATCACCAGAAAGAGAGGAATCTACCCAATGA